The DNA sequence aaaatgcacacacactctgaatagttataaaggcagtatttattaaaattcatttcattttttaaatgtaatgaaatCTACACATAGTATGTATACATTTGggagggacaccctatatatatgtatataaatgggTATGTATatatgaggatatatatatatgaggatatatatatttgatattataTATAAGATTTTCTTGAATGCCTCACCATATAATAAAACCAAAGTGTGTAACTATTAGTTTAGTGTGTGTTATAATGGAATTTGTCTTGtagtttacagataaagaaatagaatttggTGGTTTTTCAGACTCCTAGAATAGACCCAGGTCATTTGATTCTTAATTTACTGGAATAAAAAATAGGGCAGCAAGATATTCCTTTCTTACAGGGATTTTCCACTTAAGTCTAATGTGTAAAAACTGAATGCTTTgttattatcttatataataaaagggtaatatgcaaatagaccggacGGCAGAACAATCGaataaccaatcaaagcatatatgctaaggctgctcaaccgcccactatgacgtgcactgaccaccagggggcagacagtcaaatggttgaccagtcattatgatgtgcgctgaccaccagggggcagatgctccaaccggtaggttagcttgctgctggggtccggccgatcaggactgagcgagatgggccagacacaccctgcagCCTTCCACGCTTCTTCCCcagcccgatcgtgcaccagtggggtccctcagcctggcctgtgccctctcacaatccaggaccacttgggggatgtcagagagctggtttcagcccaatcccgcaagCCACTCCCCTTgagagggcgccagatgcagggctcatggctggtgagcactggtgtggcagcgcgagcctctcccgTTTAGGACTGATTGGGCGAGAGCCCATGGCAAGCACAGTGGGGccggatgagtgggagcagcaggtaggagctgcaggtggcattggattgcgggtttcggcccgatccctgcaggccacccagagggaccccacctgtgcatgaattcgtgcactgggcctctagtttattgatAACCTGTTGTATTCCAAAAATAGAATTTGATAAGGCTTACAATAgtacataataataaagtaaaataataaaatatgtgtgggaaaaggagcaaagggaaaatAAGGATAGAAGAATAAGAGGCAGCAGTGGTTCAGGTTGCTGCTCAAAATTGCAAGCCCTTTGACCCTCTTCCCTTGGcaacctgggttgcagatttgagcCCACGTTTCTTGGAGCGACAGGGGTTGTGATCCATGTAAATCATAGGCTCATGACAGTAACAGAGTCTTTTCCTGGGATCGAGGTCCAGGTTGGTGCTGCTATAGTGGTCTGTCACCCGTAACagcatccctctcccctccaaaaGGGGACCGCCACTCTGCTTATTGCCAGGAGTTCCCCATGGAGCGCCAGCACTGGCTGGTCCCACATACGCACTCCTGAAAGCATAACGGCCCAGGAGAAGGCCAGACCCATTCTCGTGGCTGAACTTTAATAAGGATTGAACAGCAGGGTTTGGGCATTTTTATAGCATGAGATACTGGATCCAAATCAGAGGTCCAGAGTCATGAACTTAAagattttcatttactttatggCATAGGGAAAGTGGTGAAGTGGGGAGAGACACTTAGGCCATGTCTGCACGCAGATACAAATTTTAGTGCGATCATTATTTTGTTTGCCAAAGCTTAGCGGCAGAAATACTGCCACAGTGCATATCTACTCTAGGAGACTCTGGGGGCACCTTATTTCTTGGAAGATGAGACTCTGAGTTTGTCCTCACCACCTCAGCCCCCTGCCACCATCACGCCCCAGCCATCTGTGTCTGTCATCCTTGTCGTATTTGCTCGGATACAGGAGTGTTCTAGTAACCACCCCGCGGGCAGGCAGAAAAGTGTGTCAATCACATGATAAGTCCGTCTACCCATCAGTGACTCTTTTTGTTGATTGGAACATGACTTTGGAGAATCAGGAGACTCCTGCTTGCTCGTGCTCTTATCTGGCGAGGCTTAGCAGGTGAGGCTGGCCGAGTAAGGAAAGAGGAATTATGACAGACATCGAGTTACAAGCCAGCAGCCCCACACAGCTGTCTGCTCACTATGGCTGCCCGGCACTGAGCCCATTAAAACTGAGTTGGGGACAAGGGCTGTGGACATGAGATGCCTGTCTCCAGGGCCACTGAGAGTGAGGAAAACGGGCTTTCCCGCGGTGGGAACACCAGGACTGTTGACTAGTTTGACTGTCGGGAGTCCCCCAAACTAATCTCATGTACTGATTCTGTACGTGGCTTGTCCTATAGTTGTAGACGGGAGACAGGGGCCAATACCACACCCAGTGATTCACTTTTGCCAGGTACTGGTCTGGTTTCCTAGATTAACTGTAGCCCTTGTTATCGGAATCACGGCCTGTCAGCTTCCCTATTCGTTAAATACGGGCCTCCACTAGTTAGCACACATGGGGGTACTTTCGGTGCATTTTGGTTGAATAAGTAATATTTCAGAAGTGAGTGTGCTATACACGAAGGTAATGGCCTCCAGCCTTTCATACTGCGTGAATGTGGCCACGTCTTATGTGCCAAATGCTGTACCTCCATGTTATCATTTCATCAAGCCTGGGGTGGTGTCCCTGtctgaaagatggggaaactgaagcccagagagcgTCCTCCTGCTGAGTCacagggcagagggagctggACCAAGTTCTGAGGGACTCCTGAGCCTGCCCGTGTTCTGATCACGGTGCTCTTCTGCGGCATGGGAGAAGGGTTTGCTAAAAATCATGAAGTTAATATCCTGTCCATTTGTGCTCTCAGTTCCTCTTGGCGTCTTTCCTGGGAAGACATTGTGGTAAATTATCCTAAAATGGTTTTCCTGAGATTCCATCCCTGCCGTGTTGTAGGGCTGCGCGTGCATCTGCTTCTCGCAGGAGGTTGATTCCGACTCGCACTCGCCTGTGAGCTGTGAGGCGGGGCAGCCGCTCGCTGCGGGGCAGCTCAGGTCCGTGTCTCTGTCCGCAGGGCGTGAGGGACTACAGTGTTCCCGTGGGCTTGGACGCCAGGGTCCTCGTGGACTTGGTGGTGGTGGGCTCCGTGGCCGTTTCTGAAAAAggtaagattaaaaacaaaccccAGTGCGGCCACCTGGCCTGCAGCTTGCTTTCCAGCGGCTCTGCTCGGCTTCTGGGCGCCGACGGCAAGGAATTTCAGCTTCTGGTCGCATGCCTGGCTTCCAAAACCAGTACACCTGTCGTTCATTGTGAAGAGTTAACTCCGTCCCTCCCGCTCCTGGCCCCACTCAACACTTTCACAGTATTTCCACTCTTCtcaacaggaaaaataaagtgGGATGTTCCCTTCAGGTGGTGAAAGGCTTTCCCTCTGTTCTTAACTGGCACCGAGCTGAGTTTATTTGCAGTATGCCAGTAAATAGCTGGTTTTGGGGGGCCTCCAGTACGTGGGAAAACTTTACTGCTACACCTTTTGTTATGGAGCAGCAGCGTCCCTGACAAGCCGTGCCCCGCGCCTGCTGCGGGGCCTGGTGCTTCGcggtgcaggcaggtgagcagcgtGGCGCCGGCGCTCTGCCTGGCACCCTCAGGCGTGGGCCCCTGTGCTTCCCGAGGGACCTCTTCCCCCTGCAGggctctgccccagcccagcctgatgcTCTTTGAAAACAATATGCTGATTCTTTGCTGGAATCTCAGACCTGCTTATACAGTGTGATTTGGGTCCCACTAGAGAagtgttctctctcctctcctccccaaaactcTTGgtttttttgttcgtttgtttttatttaaatatgtctttattgatttcagagaggaagggagagggagagagagatagaaacatcaatgatgagagagaatcattgattggttgcctcctgcacaccccacaccagggatcgagcccacaatctgggcatatgaccgggaatcgaactgtgacctcctggttcataggtcgacgctcacacactgagccatgccagctgggcacccaacgctttctctttgaaattaattGGCCGAGGTCCAGCTCTGTGTTCAGGAGAGGTTTTCAGTAAATAGTTGGTGAGAGATGCTCCAAGGCAGTCATTGAGCTTGGTGTTTTTAAATGCCGGTCTGCAGCATCTTCACCTTCAGTTTACTTCCTGTCTTTTCCAGCTCTGAGCTAACATAGGAGATGCTTTGCGTTTCCTGTGCACAGCTACCGATACTTTATCTGTCACAGGGGGCTGCACGTGAGCACACCTTTCCTGCGTGCCCACCaggggccaggagccaggccagcgGGTGTTCTCTGCCCGGCCCACAGCGAGTGGGAGGAGCAGACAGCAGCCGAATTGCAGGACCTTGTGCGCGGCATCGGGTTAGGACGGGCAGCAGCGGGTCAGAGGAGGGACCTGTGAGCCTCGAGCAGGGCCTCATCTCAGAAGTGACACCAGGGCTGGCCCTTGCACGCCGGTTGTTCCCAGGCGGGTGGAACGAGGGGAGAGGCGGCAGGTCTTCGGAGCAGGCCCTTTGCTGGTTGGGGCCGGCTTTCCTGAGGCCTTGAGGCCAGTGACAGGATTTGGACTGGACTGATCTGACAATGGAAAATCAGCAAACATTTCTTCTTTCCAAGATTACCAGGGGGTTTCTTTTTTAGCTTGGGATGTATGAAGAAGAAAGTGTTTTGTAAATCTCACCATCCGGATAACCAGCTGATTAAAGCAGTGAAACCACCTGCATGTGTTTGGGGAATTTGAACGGCACAGAAAGTGTCACCCCGttcacctccccccctcctcaCCTTCTTCCTTTTCCCAAACCCGCTGCCGGCAGTGCCTGTGTCAGTGCAGACACCTGCACCACCTGAGACACGGGTGTCGCGTGTGTTCTGCATGGGTTGTGTGTTCGTCCTGTGTCACAGGACGGCGGCAGCACTCGCAGCGCTTGGTGCCATGTGGGTGACGTGTCTCCAAGGCCTTTGCCGTCAGCACAGCTGGCCGACCTGTTGATCGCCCTGGCTGACGGACATTTCGTTTTCTTcagggtttggttttgtttcttcccTTGCGGATGGCGCTGGAGTGAGGTGTTTGTTAGCTTGTCATATGGCCTACGTGGACCTTTGGGGACCATCCTGGGAGAGGAATTGCCGGACAGGATTTTAAATCCTGATGGATGTTGTCAGATTACTCACCAGAAAGGCTGCCCACCTCACCCCCCCAGCACCGTATGCCTCGCCTCTCTTCCCACCGCCTAGTTAATCCCCAAAATCATCCAACTTTAATGATTTGCCCATCTGATGGCATTTCATGtgccttttgatttgcatcagtTACGAGTGAAATTCAACCTTCTCATCTGTGTGCTATTCATCTGCCCATCTCTTTTGTGGACGGTTCATATCCTTTGCTATTTTTCTGTTGAATTGTCTTTCTCTTATTTCTGTGCCTGTGCTGTTGAAGACTTTTAATTCTAAAAGTAGCATGATCAGATCTGAATCTCAGATGCTTACTTACACTCTCGGTGGTGAGGCTGATGTGAAGTGGAAGTCAGAATTTCTGCACTGTCATGGCTGCTACCCAGAGGACCGTGTAGGCTCAATTTGGGAGCCAGAGGCATGTTCCTGCTTACTGTCCTGCTGCGTTCTTTCCTCCTGCAGCCTCGGATAATAATCCCTTTGTTATGCTACCATTTACGAATTAGCAAGAAATAGCACTAGTACTGCTTATACCACCCTCCCTCAGGAGCTGTAGGGTTGATTGGGTAAATCAACATAGCCCTGACTTTAGAgcttttattttcccttaaaaGGGAAGGAGACGGAAAAGATTTTGCCTTTAGTAGGAAGTTACTCTTAGTCCTTTTAAAAACAACTCTTTCGTTGTTTTTAAATGGAGTCCTGCTAGCACAAAGCTCACACAAATGCAGGCTCAGTTTCCTTTTGTAGCATGTTTAAACGGTTTGACGTTCTCTTCATTGTTGTGTTAGCCACTGTACGTATTCAGCGTtgttcctcctctctggttcccctTTAAGTTCGTTCTCGTGGGCCGCCTATGGAGTTACTGTGGAAGGCCAGGGATATGGGTCCACGTTTCTCCCTTCACTGTGACGTAATGAAAAGTTCACTCCCGAATGATTCCCGGACCCTACTCAGGTGTTGATTCTCTGCGTTGTCTCTTAGGCTGGAGAATTGGGAAGGGAGAAGGTTATGCTGACCTTGAATATGCCATGATGGCGTCGATGGGAGCAGTCAGCCAGGGGACGCCAGTGGTCACCATCGTCCACGACTGCCAGGTGCTTCCTGTGGCCAGTGAGCCACTGCCGTGCTCCTCCGAGAGAAAGTGAGGGGGacgtggggagggaggagatatggggagggaggggacgtgGGGAGAGACAGACCAGTCCCGCCTTCACTCCGCACTGTGTCATGAGTGGCATTGATCAGCCGGGGCTGGACCTGTTTAGTGAGGGGGCAGCTAGGCCACTCCCAGTGGATCTGGGGAGACGGAACCTCCACTGCACAGTGCCGTGAACACTGCAGCGTATTCCCCGTCAGCTCCTTTACCCACTTCTGTTTGCCCAGGTCGTCGACATACCTGAAGCGCTTCTTGAGGATCACGACCTCACTGTGGACTATATTCTTACTCCAACCAGAGTCATCGCCACAGGGTGTGAGCGCCCAAAGCCAACAGGAATCACGTGGTCTAAGGTGGGTCAGCACGTGGCATCGAGGGCAGCCACAGCCTCCCGTGGCCAGTGCTGGCCACAGCTTGGAGgcatctctctttccctgtgtTCTCCATCTGGCGCGGCAGCTGTCcccaggcctggagtggctgtATGTTAGAGTAACCGTGAGCTTTCCAATAATTCATCTCCTGAGTCACTGTCTCCAGGCACAGACCTAAGAATTACTTTGCAAACCCGTGGGATTCTGATTAGCAGCCAGGTTCAAGGTCTCCTTCCACAAGTCATCTAGCTATAGATAGCAGAAATGAGCCGATCACTAGGGGGGCTAGTGACTAGGATTTATTTGCCAACTGGTTTATAGCATTATACTTAGAGATACTGTAATTAGAAAGCTAGTGGGCACTTCAAGGCTTGGGTGGCATCTGGGGAAGACAGCCCATCTCCCGGCTTGTCCTCCTCTGAGCGTGCTTCCTCTCGAACCTTTCCACTGGGCATTTGGAGGGGCCTCAGAGCATTGTCATCAGTGATAAGCTCTAGTCTCACGCAGAAGGGTTGTATTTCCATTGGAAATACTTGTGGCGTTTCTGTTCTTCTTTGCCAGCAGCGGCTCAGACCTGCCCTAGCATTTTAGAATGAGGGGGATTTTAAAGATCGCCCATCCTTGTCTCCTTATCTCTGGTTCAGGAAAGCGAGAGCCAGAAAGAAAGCCATTATCCAAATCGTAAAGCCAGTGTGTGGCTGAGGTACAATTGGAACCCAAGGCTCTTCTTTTTGGGTTGGCAAGAGACCCCTGCAGTGTCAGATTCCTGATTTATATTGGACTTAACATGTGTTTGTAGGGACAGGCTTTTAATGTAATCATTAAAGAGTACATGAGTGACTGATATCTGTGTGCTCCAGTGAAGCGTGATTGCAGCgtataaaagaaaaccaaatttgctctttactatttttttagtTACACAAgggtggaaatatttttttatgtttgattAACAAGCAACATCTTTCATTGCACATGGCAAGTTAACAACATGTAACAAATGTTCCTAATTGCCAGCCAGGAAAAACAGTAGCACTGCCGTGGAGCTGTCCCGAGTGTGATGTGCAGCCGTAGGTTGGCTCACAGAGGCCTTTCTGTCCGCGTGGGGAGCAGTCGCCGAGCCGACGGCATAGAGCACAGAAACGGCAGGCGGCTGGCAGGAGCCGCCTCGCACCCGGGGGTCTTTTCCATTTAGAATTTGTGGGGGAGTGTGGAAGACTACACTGACGTTAGCTTGTCATTCCTTGTACCCAATAAACATCTTGCTCTCGAAGCAAGCAGTTTTACGTGAAAGCACGCATCTGTGCATCCCAGTTTCTAACGGCCCTTTGCACCTGCCGGTGCGAGGGTGCTGCAGACTTCCCGCTAGTGTGTGCTGTGGGTAAAGCCTTTCATTCTTCTCCAGCTGGTTGCAGGTGGTACCGTACCGGCCCTAGGGTGTGTGCAGCAGGACGTATTTTTGCTTCACGtgacatgttttaaaatgaacttCTGTCGCCCGAGTGTAGAGCCTTGCCCCGTGGCCAGGTTCCCCGAGAACACTTCTGCCTGAGGGAGCTCTGTGGTTCCCCCAGGCAAAACCCACGGGGGTTACAGCACATGCGGGTGGTCACCCTCACCCGGCCCagacagcaggggctgaggcctgcaggtcccgctgctgctgcttgcCGTGGAATAACGTTTAGCTCCTCCATGTAGGTATAGTCAGGCTTTTTCTCTGATTGTAATTGCAGGTTTTGATCATGCTTTCTATATACCATATCTGGTAACTGAAGAATCTAATTATGACTAGTTTAAgtcagtttttaaatattctgaaagACTACAAGAATCTGAACTCCTTAGGAAGGTAGAGCGGGGACATGGGAAGGAGTCGGGTGGGCTGGACTTAGATAATCTTTGGGATTTTTTGGGGACCCAGAGCCTCTAGGCCTGTGAGTTTAATCACCTTTTGATGAATCCGTTCAAAAGAAATTTGGAGGGACAATGGGCAAAAAGCTCCTGTCGATTAGAAAAGAGTACTCACATCTTGTGGATATCCCATGGCACAGACATGATTTTTTCCTTTGTGTCTGAACAGTGGGCAACATGAGAAGGAGCAAGCCTGTCTGTGCACCGTCTTCCCATGGCAGCTGAGTCTGTGCCATTCCTAAGACCAGAAGGACAAGTGCCGCTCGCAGAGGCTTCTCTAAGTGACTGATAGCGCGTGCTTCAGTGAACATGATTGTAGCATGTAAAAGAAAACCAGATTTGCTTTCCCAGGGAGCAAGGCTGGTGTCCACTCGGATAGGGCTCTGACCCACAGAAGGGCTTTGCCGAGGTGCAGAGTGTTACTTAGACCAGGTACTAAATTAAGTCTGCAAGAAGgcgctaggccagtggtcggcaaactcattagtcaacagagccaaatatcaacagtacaacaattgaaatttcttttgagagccgaaaaccgacttctgcgcatgtgccacgaagtttcaatcgcactgtacatgcgcgccgctcgtggtattttgtggaagagccacactcaaggggccaaagagccacatgtggctcgcgagccacggtttgccaaccactgcggTAGGCTATTCTTAGGTGTTTGTGTTCCTATAAATCTTACtctaattcattgatttttaaccTGAGGCCTGTACACTTCTTGTGGTTTGGAAGTCCATGAACCGACATTGTGGAATTGTACACAGAATTGTGGGAGAGTCCCAGGGAGGGAATCCTaacctctgcgggaggtgaccgggccaatcaggggaaggcgccgcccccatcaccccgctgctgctgccactgcccacctCCACGATGGCCtgcccttggcccttgcagctgccaccatggctgcctgCCTTGGGCCCTAGCAGACACTGCGGctttgtctaattagcatattactcttttattagtataaattttgCCCCGGCTCAGTGGTCCAGGCTCAGGCTAGCCCGCGGGCAGCCCTAGTGTCCCTGTCCCAGCAGGACAGAGCCAGCAGTCTCCACACTGCAGGCCCATAGAGGCAGTTCCAGCCTGTTTAGGCGGCTCCACAGTTGAGCCTCATTTACGGGGACACCTACCTTTCCTTTGTTGTAGGTTTCAGGAATTATCTGTTGATTGATTAGGCCAAAAAGCCAAAGATGTCCTTTGTATAGAAGTCCTGTCCATTGAAACttaatgttgtgtgtgtgtgtgtagtgttagTTATTTTACACTCATTGCTGGAACTGTTCTAGTTCAGATTTGTCTTGTTTCCACAGTTTCAGTGACACATTTCTCTGAGAAATGCTCCTTCAGTGGAGGgtggagagcaggaggaggggatCCCTGTGACCTATTAGACCTCATCCTGCCCAATGGCATAggtcagggagaggggacagatACGGAGGCAAAAAAACCATTATCCTGGGGAGCCAGCAGGGGACATGCCATTTGTGACCCTGTAACCCTCATACTAGTGACCTCAGCTGCCCCCTCTGTGCAGGGAGTCTTCGGTTCTCTGCTTCCTAGCCTCTGGGAGAATAGAGAAAGCTGCCCGTTCTTGCCAGCTGCTGTGGCATGCCCTCAGCCAGGGGCGCAAAGCTACTGAGTAAGAGAGCGGGGACCCACATCACAGGGCTCGTGGCTTACCGTGCAGATAGAGAGCACGTGTGGCAGAGGCTCCTGTGGGGTTTTCATCTCCTCCCTCCTGACCAAGTCGTGGTCCCTTTGGACACCCTGAATAGCTGGAACTGCTTTACTTTTCCAGATCAGCTGTGCGATGATGGGAAGAATCCCAATACTCAGAAGCCTTCGCTCCCGAGAGAAGCAGGCCGGGAGAGACGTCACGCTTAAGGATGAGCACCCGCACCTAGAAGCCCGCAGCCAGCACGCAGCTCCGCCAGGCGCTGTAAGAAGACCCGGGAACCCAGCCCAGCCGGAGGCAGGTTCCCCGCAGGGGGCGGATGTGCCTTCTGACACTGTTTACGTGGGGAACCTCCCCCGGGACACCCGAGTGAGTGAGCTGAAGAGAGCCCTCAGAGAACGGGGCGCAGCCCCACTGCGGCTCACCTGGCAGggcccccagcacagggccttcctccatttccaggacCCAGCCTCGGCCCAGCAGGCCCTCTCCTGCTTACAGGGCTTACACCTGGGTGCCAACACCCTGAAAGTGGCGCTGGCCCGGCAGCAGAGGGCCAGTGACCCGGCAGGTGGCCCTGCTAGAGAGCCGCACCCAGACCATTGACAGGCTGTGACAGCCTGGACCTCCAGAGGCCTGCATAGTAGGATGCAGCTGAACTGTTGCTACACGAGCTGCTTTGACAAGGTTCGTTCTTTCTAGGAAGTCACAGCCTTCAGGCCCTGCCTGGTGATCTCCTGACGAGTAGGGAAATTAACCAGTACACTTCCTACACTCCAGAGGCTGAATTCCCCATGGATTCCGTTCTCTTTATCATGGTCCTTAGCCCACTGGATGGTATAGCCATGCTGGTTCTCTGGAGAGACAGCAGTTGGAGGGTTTAGGGGA is a window from the Eptesicus fuscus isolate TK198812 chromosome 21, DD_ASM_mEF_20220401, whole genome shotgun sequence genome containing:
- the MTHFSD gene encoding methenyltetrahydrofolate synthase domain-containing protein isoform X2; amino-acid sequence: MESRAGVSKQDIREQIWDYMESQNIADFPRPVHHRIPNFKGASRAAEHFPRLQAFKMARTIKVNPDAPQKNARFFVLDSKKTLLVPTPRLRTGLFNRITPPPGATKDILRKCATSQGVRDYSVPVGLDARVLVDLVVVGSVAVSEKGWRIGKGEGYADLEYAMMASMGAVSQGTPVVTIVHDCQVVDIPEALLEDHDLTVDYILTPTRVIATGCERPKPTGITWSKISCAMMGRIPILRSLRSREKQAGRDVTLKDEHPHLEARSQHAAPPGAVRRPGNPAQPEAGSPQGADVPSDTVYVGNLPRDTRVSELKRALRERGAAPLRLTWQGPQHRAFLHFQDPASAQQALSCLQGLHLGANTLKVALARQQRASDPAGGPAREPHPDH
- the MTHFSD gene encoding methenyltetrahydrofolate synthase domain-containing protein isoform X1 — encoded protein: MESRAGVSKQDIREQIWDYMESQNIADFPRPVHHRIPNFKGSYLACQNIKDLEVFARTQEVKVDPDKPLEGVRLLALQSKKTLLVPTPRLRTGLFNRITPPPGATKDILRKCATSQGVRDYSVPVGLDARVLVDLVVVGSVAVSEKGWRIGKGEGYADLEYAMMASMGAVSQGTPVVTIVHDCQVVDIPEALLEDHDLTVDYILTPTRVIATGCERPKPTGITWSKISCAMMGRIPILRSLRSREKQAGRDVTLKDEHPHLEARSQHAAPPGAVRRPGNPAQPEAGSPQGADVPSDTVYVGNLPRDTRVSELKRALRERGAAPLRLTWQGPQHRAFLHFQDPASAQQALSCLQGLHLGANTLKVALARQQRASDPAGGPAREPHPDH